From Daucus carota subsp. sativus chromosome 6, DH1 v3.0, whole genome shotgun sequence, the proteins below share one genomic window:
- the LOC108225021 gene encoding uncharacterized protein LOC108225021: protein MDVGELWAIFGPGLAGAVFGAGWWFWVDAVVCSAVAVSFLHYLPGIFASLAALMFNCVRREDIDYSPYDDGEWRLKLWLFIAYVVAFVSLAASVGLLIQDALEESGPSSWTGTAGVFQCVFVLISGLIYWTSHSE from the exons ATGGACGTAGGTGAATTGTGGGCCATCTTCGGCCCCGGCCTCGCCGGAGCCGTCTTCGGCGCCGGCTGGTGGTTCTGGGTGGACGCCGTCGTCTGCAGCGCCGTCGCCGTCTCtttcctccactaccttcccG gtatttttgcatcattggcAGCTTTGATGTTTAATTGTGTTAGGAGAGAGGATATCGATTACTCTCCGTATGATGATGGTGAATGGAG ATTAAAGCTTTGGCTTTTCATTGCATACGTTGTTGCATTTGTTTCTTTGGCGGCTTCAGTGGGACTATTGATACAAGATGCACTTGAGGAATCAGGCCCGTCATCGTGGACAGGGACTGCTGGTGTATTCCAATGTGTGTTCGTTCTGATTAG CGGGCTGATTTATTGGACTTCTCACTCAGAGTGA